Part of the Hevea brasiliensis isolate MT/VB/25A 57/8 chromosome 16, ASM3005281v1, whole genome shotgun sequence genome is shown below.
CGGAATTCTTTTAAGACTTAATTTGGAATGATAAattctaaattaaataaaaaataaaataaaacaataatGTTAATGTGATCATCCAAAGTAAGCAAGCCAAATGGACCATGAGGTTTCGTTCGTTCCCAGTAGCTAGCACGTGCATTTTACCTGAAACGAGAAATGGACCCCACCCATTGTTTTGTTTTTTCCAAATTGAACAACAAACGCGAACCCAGTGGGCCCCCAATTAACCAACACAGACAAAGCAAGTGAAGGGACAACGACCACAGAGAAAGAGCAAAGGGTAAGGAGAAAGAAGGCGGTGGACGATAACCTTTCACCAACCAAACCACTAACCATCGTTAGACTATTACTAACATCTAGTTAAAAGGCAAGATGGCCGCCGTTTAAACTCATTTATGATCCGTCAGCAGACGACAAGCACGTGGTGCAACCGCAAGCCGCCATGCGTTTGAAAATTGTGATGTCAGCCAAGCACGTGGACTCTCTATATCGTAGATACTGGACTAGGTAGCAGCTTCTGGCCccactttttatttatttactacTATAGTCCAGCGTTGTTGCTTGTTACAAGGCTGTGGTAGTCAAACCGTACCCGAGTCAACAAAACGGTTCTCTAGTGCTATACTGTGTTACTGTATAAATCATTTCTCTTGTTCAAATAAGTTAAGCTATATTTAAATATGCACACTcacattatataaaatttaaaaaaaattattacttattaattttttatttattgagtATATATTAAATGCgtataaaaaaaatctttttctcATTATCTGTAAATTTTTTGAAAAGAGAGACAGttcatagaattctaacacttaAATGGACCCCATGTCCATCTGCTTGACGTGGCTTTTTGCCGAAAAATGATCGAatctatttttattattattatttttttatttttatccaaaCCAAACCCACAGGCTATAGCCCGCCGATTCCGTCAATTTTCTTTATCCATGACTGGGCTGTGGGTTCCACTCGTGTAGGTCCCTGCCCTTGCCCATTGGCCATTATAAGTAGGACTCGAAAAAAGGCTTTCATTGCTCTTTTGGCGAAGCTCGTTCTAGGTACTTCTTTTTTCCGATTCTCTCTTTATTTTAACATCGATACCCTTTCTCTCCTTCCTCGTGTCTGTAACCGtgctgaaatgaaataaattttctgACCTCGGATCATTGTTTTCCTGTTTGTTTGTCGGTAAATTATCAGGAAATCGCTTTCCTTTTCCGTTCTCTTGGCTTTTGTTTGATCATTTGCTCCTAATGAATGATCATCCTTTCTTTTCAGGTCTATTCATCTACCAAAATTCGAAGGTAAtatattttcattttatatttGGGAGACATATTCTTCCAGTTTTTTCTTCCCGATTGAATTAccgtttctttcatttttttttggcgGGGGTGTTTTTTGTAAGCTTTCCCTCCTGTTTTGGTTAATCATGCTTCACTGTTACGTTTCTGAAAGATTATGGTAAATTGCTCAGCTACGAAGTGCGATGGtgattctcttttcttttcttggtaGGTTAATGGCTCACTTTCACAATGATGATCTCGAATACGTTGGCGATGATTATTACGACATCGTTGATTTCGAAGATAACCCTCTCCTCGAACCCGAACCTCGAAGAGACGCCGATTTGGATTCCATAGACTCGGACTTTGAAGACGATCCCGAGTCGGTATGCTGCCATTCACCGACAAAGGATTGATGCATtcgttatttattttaatataataagtgATGATGTTTTTGGATTTCAGAGTAAACCAAAGACTGATACCTCTGCTTTGGAGGCTAGAAATGGGAAGGACATACAGGGAATTCCCTGGGAGAGACTTAATTTCACTAGAGATAATTACCGCGAGACTAGATTAAAGCAGTACAGGAACTACGAGAACCTCTCTCGCTCTCGTGAAGAGCTTGACAAGGTTAATTTGCTTAAGTTTATCACCTTTTAGTCTGAACTCCTTCGTTTTATTAGCCTAATTTAATCTTGTTCCAGCGATACCAAGTTATTGATTTTGTAAATATGTTCTATTCGCAGGAGTGCTTGCAAGTAGAGAAAGGAAAGACCTTTTACGACTTCCAGTTCAACACAAGGATTGTCAAATCCACAATCGTGCATTTTCAGGTAGAAACTTTTGGCTCTGTTCCATCATTCTCTTTATATTTTATTCGTCATCCCAACCAAAAACCCATCTAGTTAGAAAACGCATGCGTCTCGTTTTgatgtttaaattttaaatttcttggtTCTAGAAATTTATTTTCAGCGGAGTTCTCTccttttattttatctttttgtttattattatttttcttttccctttctcTTTGTTTCTTCTGTTGGTCCTACTTGTGTTACCTTTTGTGGTCCACGCTTTTGATGCATAAGACATTTCATAATCGCTGTGCACAAGTGCCTGATTTCATAATCGGAGTGCCTGACACGCgatccattttaaattttttcctTACAAAAAATACCAATCAATGTTAATCTTCCGGAGTCCGTATGCTGATGTTGCATCTTAGTGGTATCTCTCATATTCTGTGATCTTTGTTTATGCACATATCATTAGTTTATAGTTTTGCAGGTCTAGTCAATTTGTTATTGGCTTATTGTCCATATGATCATATCTTTTTTATGTGATTATAGCTCTGTGCCTGAACTTTTTGGAGGTATGATGTTTGATATTGATCCCTTTCATATGTTAAAATTATCTGAATGCATTCAACTAATGAACAACTGGCTTAAGTTTCCAGATTAAGTTATGGTCCAGTGAGGTCGTTATACCAATTACTCTTCTGGCCTGCATGGTGGCGACTTAAATCTTTCTGGATATATGAGCATATCTTTTGAAAATTGACTTCATTGATTATGAACTTCTCAATTCTGGACAGACTCTTGGCTTTTGGACGGGGAActtggttctttttttttttataaattttacggTGTTCCCAACACAGGCTTCAAGTTGGGTTTGTATTCACTAACCCTTTTTGCGCAGATTTCTGAGGGATGCTTACTTTAACGCACTGGTAAacagtttctcaaaatttaatcAAATTGAAATATCAATTTTACAAGGTAAAATCTGATTCTAAGTTGTAGATATGGATGCATGGCAATCCTGTTTAAGTAACTCGTAGTTGAGTGTGTTTGTTGAGAGACTCTGAAAGCCATAGGTGCGTAATAGATGCATTTAACACAACAGATGCACCAACAAACATACACCCAACCCCCTCCCCCCCCCTCCAGACAAGCTGTTTGTAGAAAGTTCATTTGAGTTCAGCATATATAACTCTCTTTAAGATGATTTCTAGATATCAAGCTAAAAAGTTGAGGGGAGACTAGAACGTATAAAATCATGTTATCCTGCTAGCTTGCTTAATATTCTGTTAAATCATGCATGTTTAACTATCGTTGCATGGGTTCACTGTAAGTTGATCATTCTGATATTTTTCTGGTCTACTGTGAATGTGAAGCTCTGGTCTATTGACCTACTATTTATCTTTATGCTTGTGATTTCTATCGGCCAATGTATACTTTCCTTTCCTTTGACTGTTAAATATATTATACTGTCTTTAACCCCTCTGTGGCATTTAGGATTGCTATTGCTTTTTATTTCAGCCTTTTAAGCAGGGTGGAAGTTATATCTGAGCAGCCGGCGCGATTATGGATACTTTGTTTATATGGTATGATAGGAAAATGTTTGAGCATTTAATAGGCCTCTGTCCCGATGCCTGTAATAAAGTAGCGTTAATTTGTCATCTCAAGGGGCCTTATTAACTCGAAATCTGCATTTCTACTTGCCGTTTGCTATACTGATATTGGTTCCATCAGTTGCATCTATAGCTTTGCTGTAGTCATCATTCTTAATTttgtggattttttttttgttcacttgATTTATTATCAGCTCATATCATTTATGTGGTGTTTTGTCCTTCTGTGCCCATTATTTCTCATTTAGTACACGTGTTATGCCTACAATGCacaacaaatcataatttaaaagtAAGAAAGCtgatatttactttttttttgggTTGGTATTATTATAGGAATATGCTAGTAAGTGGCACAGCAACAGAAATAATTCACCTTAGTCCTTATTGTTCTCAAACAGTCTTCAGTTGTAATCTTTATTTCCTACTCTCTTTTAAAAGGCTTGGTCTCAATCGCATCTCTTAATATCTAGGGAGTCTTTCTCTTCATTTGATAGTTTTATGCTTTCATCTCTGTTGAGATGATTTGTTTGACAGATGGACAAGTTCTGATTTCTGaatttattatttcttatttGGTTATTTATGTTCTTTCGTATTTGGGGTGTCTTGCACTTTGCAGCTGAGGAATCTGCTATGGGCAACATCCAAGCATGATGTGTACCTTACTCAAAATTACTCTGTAATGCATTGGTCATCATTACTGAGTAGAGGCAATGAAGTGCTCAATGCGGCTAAACCAATTGTTCCTACCCTGGTATGCATCTTGAGGATCCTAGGCTTAGCATGATCTTCATTGTAAAATTGCTATACTTTCCTGTCTGAAACAATTTTGGGTTTTTGTTTCCCCTTCTGTCAGAAACACCCAGGGTTGTTGTCAGAGTCAGTCTCAAGAGTGCAAATTAGCACCATGGCTGTGAAAGAAAACTTGTTAGTTGCTGGTGGTTTTCAGGGAGAACTTATTTGCAAGGTCTGGAAGTGGCTTGATATATGCATACCATGATAAATATTGAACATGACATTTTGTTTTCTCTCATTtactactattttttttttttttgggccagTACTTGAATCAACCTGGAGTTGCATTCTGTACAAAAATAACAACAGCTGAAAAT
Proteins encoded:
- the LOC110637611 gene encoding uncharacterized WD repeat-containing protein C2A9.03 isoform X2, with the protein product MAHFHNDDLEYVGDDYYDIVDFEDNPLLEPEPRRDADLDSIDSDFEDDPESSKPKTDTSALEARNGKDIQGIPWERLNFTRDNYRETRLKQYRNYENLSRSREELDKECLQVEKGKTFYDFQFNTRIVKSTIVHFQLRNLLWATSKHDVYLTQNYSVMHWSSLLSRGNEVLNAAKPIVPTLKHPGLLSESVSRVQISTMAVKENLLVAGGFQGELICKYLNQPGVAFCTKITTAENAITNAVDIYHNQSGSTRITTANNDALVRIFDAESFTCLNRFSFDWSVNNTAVSPDGKLLAVLGDSTECLIVDAHSGKLTGNMKGHLDYSFALAWHPDGRILATGNQDTTCRLWDTRNLSKSLAVLKGNMGAIRALRFTSDGRFLAMAEPADFVHVFDTESEYVECQEIDIFGEIAGISFSPDAAALFVGVADRTYGGLLEFNRRHYNSYLDCVF
- the LOC110637611 gene encoding uncharacterized WD repeat-containing protein C2A9.03 isoform X1 — protein: MIILSFQVYSSTKIRRLMAHFHNDDLEYVGDDYYDIVDFEDNPLLEPEPRRDADLDSIDSDFEDDPESSKPKTDTSALEARNGKDIQGIPWERLNFTRDNYRETRLKQYRNYENLSRSREELDKECLQVEKGKTFYDFQFNTRIVKSTIVHFQLRNLLWATSKHDVYLTQNYSVMHWSSLLSRGNEVLNAAKPIVPTLKHPGLLSESVSRVQISTMAVKENLLVAGGFQGELICKYLNQPGVAFCTKITTAENAITNAVDIYHNQSGSTRITTANNDALVRIFDAESFTCLNRFSFDWSVNNTAVSPDGKLLAVLGDSTECLIVDAHSGKLTGNMKGHLDYSFALAWHPDGRILATGNQDTTCRLWDTRNLSKSLAVLKGNMGAIRALRFTSDGRFLAMAEPADFVHVFDTESEYVECQEIDIFGEIAGISFSPDAAALFVGVADRTYGGLLEFNRRHYNSYLDCVF